In Anaerolineales bacterium, one DNA window encodes the following:
- a CDS encoding fumarylacetoacetate hydrolase family protein, which yields MQIVRWQPEEAGEPAWGWVDGGRIGRLEGSPFEAYRRKPATIALDGAHLLAPVRPGKIICVARNYPLHAAEHEAEVPAWPLLFFKPPTAVIGPGQAIRLPPQSRQVEHEAELAVVVGAPGRWISPQDAPRHVLGYCAANDVTARDLQNRDGQWTRGKGFDTFCPVGPWIETNLDPADALITCAVNGQMRQMGSTRDMVFSIPQLLAFISSVMTLEAGDLILTGTPAGVGPLQPGDEVVV from the coding sequence ATGCAGATCGTCCGCTGGCAGCCGGAGGAGGCAGGCGAACCGGCCTGGGGATGGGTGGACGGCGGACGAATCGGCCGTTTGGAGGGCTCGCCCTTCGAGGCATACCGCCGCAAGCCGGCGACGATCGCCCTCGACGGCGCCCACCTGCTGGCGCCCGTGCGGCCCGGCAAGATCATCTGTGTTGCCCGCAACTACCCGCTGCACGCCGCCGAACACGAGGCTGAAGTCCCTGCCTGGCCGCTGCTGTTCTTCAAACCACCCACCGCCGTGATCGGCCCGGGGCAGGCCATCCGCCTGCCGCCGCAGTCGCGCCAGGTCGAACATGAGGCCGAGCTGGCAGTCGTGGTCGGCGCACCCGGCCGCTGGATCTCGCCGCAGGATGCCCCCCGCCACGTCCTGGGCTACTGCGCGGCCAACGATGTCACCGCCCGGGACCTGCAAAACCGGGATGGGCAGTGGACGCGCGGCAAGGGCTTCGACACCTTCTGCCCGGTCGGCCCGTGGATCGAGACCAACCTCGATCCAGCAGATGCACTGATCACCTGCGCCGTCAACGGCCAGATGCGGCAGATGGGTTCCACCCGCGATATGGTCTTCTCGATCCCTCAGCTGCTGGCGTTCATCTCCTCGGTGATGACCCTCGAGGCGGGGGATCTGATTCTGACGGGCACCCCGGCCGGCGTCGGGCCTTTGCAGCCGGGGGATGAAGTGGTTGT
- a CDS encoding class I SAM-dependent methyltransferase, producing the protein MLILLTLFALLLAALAIWELVVCEGAHLGPRVVIPLYDLTAQRYDSIKQFDWDWERRFLGEPLQAITGELLDPLILDVGAGTGRTARALAHGVGFAGQVVCLEPSRRMLSLGRQAAPVPWASWLRGLACPLPFLADVFDAVVMLELLEFTPSAAESLRELQRVLRPGGWMLVSNRVGRHGRWITGRNRPSAAFAQFLSRLGWQDVETYPWQVEYDLVWARKPWLDEARPMET; encoded by the coding sequence ATGCTGATCCTGCTCACCTTGTTCGCCCTGCTCCTGGCTGCGCTGGCGATCTGGGAGTTGGTCGTGTGCGAAGGAGCACATCTCGGCCCGCGGGTCGTGATTCCTTTGTACGACCTGACGGCCCAGCGCTATGACTCAATCAAGCAGTTCGACTGGGATTGGGAACGCCGCTTCCTCGGAGAGCCGCTCCAGGCGATCACCGGGGAGCTGCTCGACCCGCTGATCCTGGATGTCGGCGCCGGCACAGGGCGCACGGCGCGGGCCCTGGCCCACGGAGTCGGGTTCGCCGGTCAGGTGGTTTGCCTCGAGCCCAGCCGGCGCATGCTGTCTCTCGGACGACAAGCCGCCCCCGTCCCCTGGGCGAGCTGGCTGCGCGGCCTGGCCTGCCCGCTTCCGTTCCTGGCCGATGTGTTCGATGCCGTCGTCATGCTTGAGCTGCTCGAGTTCACCCCTTCCGCCGCCGAGAGCCTGAGAGAGCTGCAGCGTGTCCTGCGGCCCGGAGGCTGGATGCTGGTGAGCAATCGCGTCGGGCGGCATGGGCGGTGGATCACCGGGCGGAACCGGCCATCGGCGGCCTTCGCCCAATTCCTGTCACGGCTCGGCTGGCAGGATGTCGAAACTTATCCCTGGCAGGTCGAGTATGATCTGGTCTGGGCGCGCAAGCCCTGGCTCGACGAGGCGCGCCCCATGGAGACCTAG
- a CDS encoding MurR/RpiR family transcriptional regulator: MATYQDRIRGVESGLSPSYTRLAGFLLDSYVRAAFLTATELAHQLDIDPATVVRFAQKLGYPGYPELQREIRQRVMNEWLVLAPDEAVQAKSPGQAALAELAQAIELTRRTFPVEQAEKLIQALDECERVLLLADGPARFCALALAARLEASGYAVRLADGSVAELAEAVSSGRRKELALALEATADTPYIERALLQARRRGMRTAALVAAPSCPAARPAEIVLAAYANPAVDIRQASLEALVFAVLRALKAARPGRFDAASERVAQMIQQLVGEPAGRA, from the coding sequence ATGGCTACGTACCAGGACCGCATCCGCGGCGTCGAGAGTGGGCTCTCCCCCAGCTACACCCGGCTGGCGGGCTTCCTGCTGGATTCGTATGTCAGGGCCGCCTTCCTGACCGCAACCGAGCTGGCGCATCAGCTCGACATCGACCCGGCGACGGTGGTGCGCTTCGCCCAGAAGCTGGGCTACCCCGGCTACCCCGAACTGCAGCGCGAGATCCGTCAGCGCGTGATGAATGAGTGGCTGGTCCTTGCGCCAGACGAGGCGGTCCAGGCGAAATCGCCGGGGCAGGCCGCCCTGGCCGAGCTCGCCCAGGCCATTGAGCTGACGCGGCGCACCTTCCCCGTTGAGCAGGCTGAAAAGCTGATCCAAGCTCTCGACGAATGCGAGCGCGTGCTGCTGTTGGCGGATGGTCCGGCCCGCTTCTGCGCCCTGGCGCTGGCCGCCCGCCTGGAGGCCAGCGGCTACGCCGTACGACTGGCGGACGGGTCGGTGGCCGAGCTGGCCGAGGCGGTCTCCTCCGGCCGGCGCAAGGAACTGGCCCTGGCGCTGGAGGCAACCGCCGACACTCCATACATCGAGCGCGCCCTGCTGCAGGCTCGCCGGCGCGGCATGCGCACTGCGGCCTTGGTGGCGGCGCCTTCCTGCCCGGCGGCGCGCCCCGCCGAGATCGTGCTGGCGGCCTATGCCAATCCTGCAGTCGACATCCGGCAGGCCTCGCTGGAGGCCCTGGTATTCGCCGTGCTGCGAGCCCTGAAGGCCGCCCGCCCTGGGCGGTTCGACGCCGCCTCGGAGCGAGTGGCCCAGATGATCCAGCAGTTGGTGGGCGAACCCGCCGGCCGGGCGTAG